The following nucleotide sequence is from Triticum dicoccoides isolate Atlit2015 ecotype Zavitan chromosome 7B, WEW_v2.0, whole genome shotgun sequence.
CCGAGTAGCCGCTTGGCAGTGACATGGAGGCGGACAACTTCACTTCTCAGGGCACTAGAGGTGGAGCTGGATAGCGCTGAGGCGGAACTGGAGAAGCCGAAGGCAATAGCCGAAGCTTCTGTTTTCGgggctcatggccggacatggggagcgggcgccggcgatcatttagattagaTTTGGAGTAGGGTTTAGTCCATTTTATAtgaaaaatgtaatgaatttcgtctgatttatatcaaaatgtaatgaatttcgcaTTTTATATGAAATCCGTCGTGTTtgtatgaatttcgtccggttagttcaaacAGTGGTTGAAATGTATGTGGGCAGCATTGGATGGCCGGCTCCCGCATCAGTGACTTTAGACTAGTCCCCCTGTCATCGGACGGATACCGGAGAAAATTCGCAGCTCAGCGTTGAAGATGCCCAATACTAGCATGGCAGTTTTAATGACCCAGTTGGCATTTTTTTTACCATAGCCTGCATGGCAGGAATAGTTGAGGCTGTTTGGCATTTTGTCTACCCTTTTTGTTTGTATCACAAAGTCTGCTAAATTCCTCTCCCTTTTTCTTCACTGCCGGTAACGTGGTAACCCACCAGCGAGGAAATCACTCATTCACATTGTTCATcccgcttcggtacaaccccctcTAAAATGTATAAAGGATAATATAGTCATTTCACAAGTCGTACTTATTCTGTAAGTACGGTGTATAGTATACGTACAAGAGACCATCagattgggccggcccatgaagataGCCTATAGCAGCGCTTGAAAAATAAAACCACGCTTACAAGAGCTCGAACTCAGGACCTCCGGACTACGGCAAACGTGGTACAACCAGCTCGCCTAGCAACCCGTTTTGCCTAAAAAATAGCGCGAAGCCTTAAGGATAAGAACAACGCAGAATATTTTTAAAAACTtccaacataaaatatttttttgaaaacaaaACGTGATTTTTTTGTGAATCCGAATCATTTTTCAGATTTTTGAACAAATATATAATAAActgaaacattttttaaaaaccatgaacaactttgaaatgcgaatattttttaaaaattgaACATTTTTATAATTCCAATTTTCTATGGAAACACAAACAACTGTTGGAACATGAATGTTTTTGGCAACTccagaaaagaaatggaaaaacaacaaaCATTTTTGTAACAGAAGCCTAAGACcatcattttttgaaatttttgaaaagaatatgaaaacaggaacatttattGAATTCCAGACAAATTATAACACATGAACATGTTTTGGAATCCCAATCATTTCTCTAACAGTTGCGAAATTTTTGAATAAACACATTTTGAACAATTTTTGGAAAACACTAACTTTTTCTGAAATTCTTGATTATTTTTTTGAGAAATGACAAACAAAATTTGAAGACATGTACATTTTTTGAAGTTATGAACATTTTCTTACTTTTTTGAACAAATTAAAATGCCGATAAATGGTCGGAGGTGTCGCGACTTGCAAACGGTGTCAGAAATCattcaaacctggcatggatgTCTATCATGGGCATGCCCATCTGCTTGCAAAATGTTGGGTTCATTTCaagaataccaaaaaatatttttgtttctttttaataACCAAATTCAAATCAGGTTTGGTATTAAATCGTATAACTGAAAGAAAAAACTGAAATCCAGGCATCCAGTACGAGGCCCCCTCTTGCGTGTCACCCAACACCAAAGGCTCAATTGCACACGCGTGTCCAACCATGCAGGATACAAATGGCCCAAGCATGCTTTGTTCCCCACGTGATAGCTAAACCAGCTAAGCTATTGTGGATTTGAAATAAGTTCATCAATGCTGAAAAAATAAAAGAATTCCAAAAAAAGTCCACCAAAAAAGTTGGAAAAATAAGCTCGAGAAATTGAAAAGGATTGAAAAATTTGAgaacaaattcatgatttttttattttaaaaatttcACACATTTGAAGtaacaggaaaaaataaaatggaaaacaaaggaaaaataaaataaaaaaggaaaagaaactagAATAAAGCCCATTTTTAAAAAACATGAAAACCTGGCCTAAAACTTCACGAAGTTACATTTGCCGCATAATAAGCCAGAAAGAAAGCAAGTGTTCAAGTTGTGTTCATAAAATTGTTCAGAAAGTTACTTCTTAAGTTTGCACACTCCTCATATCTCTTTAAAATGATTGAAAATGTTGTTCAAAGGAATACACTTAACATTTTGAACTAACATATATCTTTTTTTGAAATGTTCATGCTTTTAAAAAATGTTGTTCAAATTTTCGAAATATGTCATGCTTCTAAAAAActgaaattttcaaaaattgttgGATTTTGAAACATTATTTGATTTGTATAATTTTATTTAGAATTTAACAAATGTTTGAATTTTTTGAAAAGGTACCTAAATTCTGCATTAGTGTTAGTTCTTAAGTATGTGCACTCCTTGTTTTGCACAAAGATTAGTCAGCTTAACTGGTATGCCACTCACGGTTGTGCAAGAGATCTGTGGTTAGATTCCTAGCTGGGTTTCTTTTGTGATTTTTCACAGCCCGCAAGAGGCGCGCTCCTTGGTGTTAGTTTTTAAGATTCGACGGTCATTGATTTACACAGTCATTAGTCGGGTCAACTGGTGAGCCACTCAGGCTTGCTGCAAGAGGTCTGCGGTTTGAATCTTGATATCTCCACTTGATTTGGTTTTCTTTTCAATTTTTACATCCTGTGAAGGGCCGCGCTTACTACAGCAATCACCATTGGGCCCGGCCCAGTCCGGCGGGGGTTGGGTGTCGTATACATGCTGACGAAAAAAAAAGATCATCATCAACTAAACAAACGAAAAAAAGACCATCTTACCCTTTATTATGAAGAGGTATAAACAGATCTCCACCGTTGATGTGTTTAgggggggttgtaccgaagaagaAGTGAAATTTGACAGCCCATGGCATTTCTATGTTGTTTTCGCCCTTCTTGATACCCCATCAAATTGGGGTTTATAATATACTGGCAAAATCAACTTGTTTTTCTNNNNNNNNNNNNNNNNNNNNNNNNNNNNNNNNNNNNNNNNNNNNNNNNNNNNNNNNNNNNNNNNNNNNNNNNNNNNNNNNNNNNNNNNNNNNNNNNNNNNNNNNNNNNNNNNNNNNNNNNNNNNNNNNNNNNNNNNNNNNNNNNNNNNNNNNNNNNNNNNNNNNNNNNNNNNNNNNNNNNNNNNNNNNNNNNNNNNNNNNNNNNNNNNNNNNNNNNNNNNNNNNNNNNNNNNNNNNNNNNNNNNNNNNNNNNNNNNNNNNNNNNNNNNNNNNNNNNNNNNNNNNNNNNNNNNNNNNNNNNNNNNNNNNNNNNNNNNNNNNNNNNNNNNNNNNNNNNNNNNNNNNNNNNNNNNNNNNNNNNNNNNNNNNNNNNNNNNNNNNNNNNNNNNNNNNNNNNNNNNNNNNNNNNNNNNNNNNNNNNNNNNNNNNNNNNNNNNNNNNNNNNNNNNNNNNNNNNNNNNNNNNNNNNNNNNNNNNNNNNNNNNNNNNNNNNNNNNNNNNNNNNNNNNNNNNNGGGTGGATAGATTGGGTGCGTACCTTAGTAGATGATCGCTTGGATCCGGAATTTTCTGAGCTTCTCATGGTAAGACATCAGATCGAGATGttaggagtgccacactttgccatacaatatTGCCTAGTTAATTCTTAAAATTAGAGCCACAAATTGGCAATCTtaagaaaattttgccatactttttAAGCGTATGTGATGTGGGGTTCTAGTGTAACTTGCTTAAGATGTGGCTTGAGACAAACACACATCTAAATTGATCAAATTTATCTAACCTTAGATGTGACAACCTTTGACAAACCAAACAACCCCATGGTTGGCAAGAATGTTGATAAGAGAGGCACGCAGCAGGGGTTTTCTGACTGGGCGGGTATTGACATCCAATGAATAAACGAACCAAATACCAGGGGTGGAGGCAGGGGACCCTCCCCAACATCCTCTATTTCCATGTGTTTGAATGTGAACATAGACGATTGCTTCATGCTCTCCTCACAAGTCACAACATACAGTAGACATATTTTACTCTTTATTACAAAACGACAGACAGCCGAGAACTCTAGCCATGCAGCGAAAAGGTGCAGCAATTAcaaaattagtactccctccgatatGTATCTTTGCATTTCCTGTAAGATATGGGCTACATTATATACATTGAGTGTATGTATAAAATTTACCGATGCACTATCTATTGTCCCTGTTGGAATTCTGTCCTGTCGGATACCATGCACAATTATTTATGTATCAAAACCCTTGTGAGCGCTTGTAGAAAAAACCGAAAGCGGCCAAGATCTGACCTCCGGAATGTGTGAATGAACAGGTGCAGCGAAAAGGTGCAGCAATTACAAAATTATTAGTAGTTCGGATCATGTATCTTTGCATTTCCTGTAAGATATGGGCTACATTATATACATTGAGTGTATGTATAAAATTTACCGATGCACTATCTATTGtccctgttgaaattctggcctaccGGATACCATGCACAAGTATTTATGTACCAAAACCCATGTGAGCGCTTGCAGAAGAAACTGAAAGCGACGAAGATCTGAACTCCGGTTGCTTTCTCTAGTTCTGAATTTTGGGACATATTGCAGCGGAGGGCGTCGATATGGAGCCTGAAAAATTGTAGCAGCGCAACAAATTTGTGACAGATGATGCATGTTAGTGCAAGTTCAGCGCTACATTGCTTCAGTACTTAAAAAGTGTTGCCAAATTTGGGCGCACTCACAGAGGCTGGGATAGCAGGGTTGTTTTGACACTGGATCTTCTTCCAATGGTGGGGGCACCTGACCATATATCATCCCGCAGCTCATGTCTTCAAAGTCTGAGATGTTGTTGGGTCAGTGAGCAAGATAATCATCAGCCAGGGCTAACTGAATTTTAGTTGGAAAGGGCAGTCTAGAGAAAGCATGTATGAGTACTTCAGAGAACAAATTCGTACTTCATTTCATTCTGTTGGCCTGCATTAGCTAAGCATCAAGTGAACTTACTTGGATTCATGGTGAGGGGAAGACCGAACTCGTCGGTGAAGAAGCTCTGCGTGGGGATCTTGCACATGTTGACGCACATCCCAACGCACCCGCTGTTCTCCAAGTACCTGCATGAATTGCGATGACGTGACTGTGCCATCAAATGAAATCAAAGGTTTCCTCACATTTCCCGTGTTTCATACCTGCATTTCTTTATGAGCACTCCACTCCTCTGCTTCACCCCGTCAACCTCTACCTCGATAACCTGATTAATCAACAACACGCGACGTGCTGATAAACCTTTTATATCTGAGAATTGACGCGAGGCAGTGTGGGGTATTCAATCTCTTACCTCTGATGGGCCGACGAGCCAGTGGAAGAAGGGGACGGTGAGGGCGGCGTTGAACTCGCAGGCCCAGCGCGTGGGCGGGAAGAGCTTCTTGAACTGCTCGGGGGCGCCGGGAGGGAGCATGGAGAGGAGCACCTCGCGGACGGCCTCCTGCTGCTGCGCGCGCGACCGCCCCACCATCACCCGCCGCGACACGTCCACGAAGCTCTCGTAGTCCCACTCCCACAccgccttcttctcctcctcgccgcccGAGCCCAGCTTCTTCTTCCTTCCGGcgaacttctccatcttgcgcGCGAACAACCCCATGAACGCGCGCTCCAGGAGCCCGTCCCTGTACTCGGTCTTCTCCCCCATCGGCGCCGGCGCGGTGGCCGCGCACCGCACCACCGCCCGCCGCCTCGTCGCCCTCCTGGCCGATGGCGCCGCCACCGGAGAGGCGACCGTGGCGTAGCAGAGCTCCACGGGCATCAAGGCCATTGTTGGCGTTGATCTTGCGCACGCGCTGGTGGTGCTAACCGGGTGTCCACTTATGTCCGGCCGGCTCTCACGCTCACGCTTAAGCTAGCGGTGGTGGTGCTTGCCTTGCCCTGAGGCGCGCGCGCCTTGTTGCCACGCGCCCACCGCGGTCGTTTCGAGGCTGCCGGGATGACACGTACGGGTACGGCCGCACCGGGTTCTCATGGACAAgtggtcgccgtcgccgtcgctgcgGCTAGTTCACCGGCCGTGGGGGCGGGAAGCACGACGGCCACAATAAATGTGGTCTGGATATGGTACGCAGAGGGGGGAAATTTACCCTTTTTTTTAGTGCTGGGAAATCTACCTATGGCATCCACGGGGACATTTCCTAACgggcgccttaagcgcccgtttCTTCTATTTCCGCAAACGGGCGCATACCACCGCGcgcgctgggccggcccgtttCCTTCTATTTTTTCTGTTAAAAAACTGCAGCAAAAACCTTATTCCCAATGTGAGGGCTCGAACTCGCAATCTCTCTGTTGGAACAGCTGCGCACTAACAAACACCGTATAGACTGTGTCCTTTTACTTATTTTCGTTCTTTTATTTACGTAGGCCGCGAGAGCCCACCAAACCAGCTTTCACTGCTCGTTGATTTCTGGgcgttttattttctttttaaaattCGTGAAATTTTTAAAATTGAATGAACTTTTATAAAATTGATGGACTTTTTTTTAAAATTCGATGAAAATGttaaaattccatgaactttttaaGACGTGAACAATTATTGAGAACATGAACAAAAATTTATATACGACTAGAGATTTTCAAatatacactgaacatttttttggtatatgatgaacaatttttaactacacagcgaacatttttgtgatatacattgaaataatttaaaacattttatacattttttttgatataatatgaacaaattttatacattgaacatttttgtaatataatctgaacaatttttaactacaaATTGAACAATTTTGTGATATGCGCTGAAAAACCATTTAAATACCCATTGAACATTTTTTTATGTACACTGAACAATTTAAAAtgttgaacaaaatttgaaaaagtgaATAGATTTGAAAACTATGAACACGTTTTGTAATCTTGAACAAAAAACGAAAAATACATTAAAAAATTAATAATTCGGAAATCTAATAAATAGCGATGATGGATTGGTCTTAAATAGTTCGCGTTCCTTGTAGTCGCTGGTGCTCACAGGTTGTAGTGGTTAGCAAAACGGTTCTCGTATTGTAGCCGTAGGGCGTGAGTTCGAGTGGCTGTATCGATCGTTTTGTGTGTTCTTTTCGCGAGACCTTTTTTCCTTCTACTGCGcgcggtgggccggcccatggggtGCGGAGTGTGAGCGCCAGCTGCCTGAACCGGCGCTTAAGGCGTCGGTTAGGAGCTCCCACATCCACGGGTGCGCGCGATCTTTTTCATTCATTTTGGACCATGCGTGGCATGTGTTCAAGTAGGCCTAACAAGCCAGGCTATGAGGGCCCGATAGCCTCTACGTGAATGAACCAAACCTGGTCACATGGGCTGGCCCGGCCCGGAACGGCACGGCCTGGCAGAGCATGGCCCAGGGAGATCCAATTTAGCACGGGTGTCGGAAAAATAGCATGCAAACGCGTTTCAGGTAACAACCTTTCTTTTTCTATGTATTTTCTATCTTTTGGGTTTCTCGCTTATTTTCCATTTTAAATTTCGCCTTTTTCAATTCGGGAATaatttctgaaattcatgaacatattttgaattttaATCTGTGAATTCTGTATAGAGATCCTCAGATGTCATTTGAGGATCTGAAAtttatgaacatattttgaaattcatgaaaatgACATCTGAGGATCTGAAATTCATGAAGCTCCTGAGGGCTCCAGTGCCCCCCAATGGAGGACCAAGACCACCGCCAGCAAGCAAAAGGAGCCCACCATGAGCATGGATAAGATGCCCCAGGCCGAGTTTGTCATTCTAAGGAAgctcaatccctatgtgaatccccaCGCTAACTTGCGAGGCAATGATCTCTTCtagaccaagcagcagaatctgatctatctggatgtgatcaaggccaagcagaacctcTATGTGGAAGTTCACTACAttgacatgcatcatatgaggcaggacaagcaccgtgggtactttggagaggccttggatctaGTGGAGTAGTTCGGCATTGAGCACTTGCTCACCTTCCACAAGGATTTTGATCCAGAGATCATCGCACAGTTCTTTGCTTCAGTCTATTTCGGCGTCAATGATGCAAGAACCATGACTTAGATGACTAATGGTCGCCGGTTGTctgctacttggaaggagttcatggagttgCTTAACGTTCCAGATGAAGGGCTCAACACGCCAGTTggagttcgccctcatgccaactctgagtctgccaacaagaacaagctcatgccatTCCTTGTTCCGAAGACTCTTCCCAACAAGAAGACTGCGTGGGTGCTTAatcccttccttgacatcatgcatcggcTCTTCCGGAACACCCTCTTCCCACGCATTGTGGACATGGGCCAGGTACATGCTTACCTCGTTGACATGATGTTTATCTGTGAGGAGGCCCGTCaggctcagactcagccacttgatgtctcacatatcatgtggtgtgagcttcagttcgccgtgttcaaccgtaaggtccccatctatgggccttacctgTTCCACCTGATCTCCAAGACATGGGAGAAGTTGTTTCCCAATGATGAGTTTGAAGCTCCAGGGtggattcgtcatgagcccatcagGCTCCGCATCAAGCCacaatgggctaacaccaccacttCTGCTGAGGCTGCCAGGAGGGCTGTggatgaggaggagattgaggaggaagAAGCTGCTACGGACCGTTCTGCATTCACTACTCCCTCTGCCGAGCCCTCTTGGGCGAAGAAGCTGAAGCTCAAGATGAAGAGGCTTTTCTGCATGCAGGTCTAGAGTTAGTACAAGGCTCATGTTGCTCAAAAGGAGGGCCGTCGTCGCGACAACAGGATTTTGAGGGCATGTGGCGAGGACGTGGCCAGCGGCTCTGAGAGACACATCATCCCCGAGGCTGCCTGGATGGCtaagcagggctacaagtggaccgATTCTAAGGAAGTGTACGTTCCTGCTGCGGAGTCTGACGACGAGGAGTCCTTTTCCGCCTGAGCTACCACCTTTGTTGTAGGtgacctctctgcctttttggtgtctggatgccaaagggggagagggtgtAGAATTTGTGTGTCGTGTGTCGTGCTTCCGTGTCGTGTGTTTCGTCGTTTGCTTTGCTTTCCGTCGTTGAACTTGgttgctttggtttggttgtgctcgtgagactaagtctatcatatggtgtaagacatatgcactctatcgtaccttATTATCTTATTGAGCTTATGCTATATTGTGCTATTCATGTTATGCTCATATTTACTATCTTATTTAGTGTCAGCCTTATCTTTGCAAGATATgctttgtctctaaaatatagggggagcggtgatcctagtattcgtgccgtgcagtccaaagcaccttaCTCTTTAGCACGAATCtagggggagctcgtctatattctagagatgtggggtttgcttgtgctatattctttccctttgtgcaaatcccgtattgtcatcaatccaccaaaaagggggagattgtaagggcattcttgtccctcagtagttttggtgattgatgacaatgcctttgcggactaatcgtgtgtattgagccTTTCAGATATATCACGACTAAACACAAGACGGTttgatgcccctcgaagactattgaagatggcGTTTCTCTACGGTTCGGTTCagtggacttgagtcgtaggaaagacgtactattaagagggggtccgctttggaaaggtttgggtggaatctcacgtacacgttGCCTTATGCACCGCCTTTCCTCCAGCTGTTTGGAGTGTTCCTCCATCTCTCCttgtctctgcgaaatgaaggTATCCGCGTTGTTCCTCtcaggcttgcggtagtactgcttctaaagcggtactaccgcaggaggcagcggtagtaccgggccccggcacggtagtaccgtgagctcccacggtagtaccgctcctcaggagcggtagtaccgtgagtttTGGACTGGCGCCGCTGCTCAAGCGGTAGTAGGCACGGatttaattttttacatccgcgccctacgcggtagtaccgtgttgcggtgcggtagtaccgtgacgcctggccaggtacagcagcaggagcggaggtaggggcggatgtaattttttacatccgcacccttcaTGGTAGTACCGTACCCCAGGTCGCGGTACTTCCGTGTCGGATTTTCGCACGACAATATCTCAGCGgatgtagtcacggatgtaattttttacatctgtgcctactGGGCCTGGACTATGGCtgtcttgcggtagtaccgcgtggggTCGCGGTAGTACCATGCCTGCGGATCTACCGTGCCCTATCCGTGCTATTTTATTCTGGTCCGGGCTCTACCGCAcccatggtagtaccgcggtccgccgcggtagtaccgcaggcccgtgcggtagtaccgcaggcccatgtggtagtaccgctcctttggTGCGGTACTTTCGTGGGTCGCGGGCTGAgtagtgggtaacggttggaattgtcaccccactataaaagggggtcttcttctccaagaagacctacctcttccaaccctaatctccattgttgctccaagctccatttttgcccgatctctctccctagccaatcaaactcgttgatttgctcgggattgggtgagaaggccccgatctacacttcccaagagaaatttgattccccccactaatccctagcggatcttgttacccttgggtgtttgagcaccctagacggttaaggtcacctcggagccacagtccattgtggtgaagcttcgtggtgtcgttgggagcctccaattaagttgtggagattgccccaaccttgtttggaaaggttcggttgccgccttcaagggcaccaatagtggaatcacggcatctcgcattgtgtgagggcgtgaggagaatacggtggccctagtggcttcttggggagcattgtgcctccacaccgctctaacggagacgtacttcccctcaaaaggaaggaactttggtaacacatcctcgtctccaccggcttcactcttggttatctcgtgcctttacttgtgcaagcttatttgtgttgtatcccttgcttgcttatgtgctagttgttattgcatcatataggttgctcacatagttgtatatctagacaacctactttggtttaaagtttaaattggtaaagaaaagattaaaaattgttagttgcctattcacccccctctagtcaactatatcgatcctttcaattggtatcagagcctcgtctctttattaaggactttgccgttcgaagagtatggttgacaccacagacggtgtggaggagcactccgatgtgaatcctatctcgtctacggccgatgggggaaccacgatctctcgtgaggaattcaatgtggctttggacacattgaaaacctccatgacgaccgaggttgaaagcatgtttactaaatttttaGAAGGCCTTAAActgtccaccgcaccgttgaaagtggatgatcccactaacaaggtgacggatgctacctccgacaagggggaagctaatagtgaaaagggtccttctagtagtggtagaaatggcaccgacatctttgcccatgtggaacctccaacttacgGAGGACcaattccctccactcatttaaatcatgccggtcctcctcctaagattgtgaaaaatgaggactttgattcttgggtgtatcgctttaagcatcatttaaatcatgtgaatactaacctttggagaatcattgaagaaggtttctatccacatgacggaAGCAACGTCACCCCtaaagaagccgtggataatcaattcaatgagaatgctctcttcatcatccaagatgataTTCCCCCCGAAGATCTTCCTTATCTTCGACCCTATGCGATGTCCAAAGACGCGTGGCATTGcattgtgtctctctatcggggaagtgcaagcattcaacgctccaactatgaagtggtacaagatgaagccgatgagtttgcaatgaaagaagatgaagaacctcgtgagctctttcgaagagtagccaaactcgcggtctcactccgagatcatgggagcaaggttaCGGATGATAAtttgatcaagcgcaagttcctcaaggccatgataccctacaacaaggccatgtcctccgtcattcgtcaaaggccggacttccactccatgacctcaagtgaagtgttggatgagttcgttgcaatgagcatcttggacaagaccgccgataacgTGGTGCTTcggtctcaaagggcaaagaagcccaaccttgccttgaaggccaaggttattgtggaagaataggaagaagaggaagatgaggagagcaaccccgaagacacaaaatatgattatcatgagcacatggctcttgcttcaaggcaattttggagcaaga
It contains:
- the LOC119337670 gene encoding beta-carotene isomerase D27, chloroplastic-like isoform X1; the protein is MALMPVELCYATVASPVAAPSARRATRRRAVVRCAATAPAPMGEKTEYRDGLLERAFMGLFARKMEKFAGRKKKLGSGGEEEKKAVWEWDYESFVDVSRRVMVGRSRAQQQEAVREVLLSMLPPGAPEQFKKLFPPTRWACEFNAALTVPFFHWLVGPSEVIEVEVDGVKQRSGVLIKKCRYLENSGCVGMCVNMCKIPTQSFFTDEFGLPLTMNPNFEDMSCGMIYGQVPPPLEEDPVSKQPCYPSLCSISTPSAAICPKIQN
- the LOC119337670 gene encoding beta-carotene isomerase D27, chloroplastic-like isoform X2, whose product is MALMPVELCYATVASPVAAPSARRATRRRAVVRCAATAPAPMGEKTEYRDGLLERAFMGLFARKMEKFAGRKKKLGSGGEEEKKAVWEWDYESFVDVSRRVMVGRSRAQQQEAVREVLLSMLPPGAPEQFKKLFPPTRWACEFNAALTVPFFHWLVGPSEVIEVEVDGVKQRSGVLIKKCRYLENSGCVGMCVNMCKIPTQSFFTDEFGLPLTMNPNFQDMSCEMIYGQVPPPLEEDPVSKQPCYPSLCSISTPSAAICPKIQN